Proteins from a genomic interval of Pecten maximus chromosome 13, xPecMax1.1, whole genome shotgun sequence:
- the LOC117340484 gene encoding uncharacterized protein K02A2.6-like, producing MNSQNWDEYIERLEHYFVANTVDDDAIKRSILLTVCGSKTYGLIRNVVSPEKPSDKTYDELKTAIGTHLKPKPLVIAERFKFHQRKQREGETVSQFLAELRKLSEHCNFEGFLNDAIRDRFVCGLSSTATQRKLLSESDLTLKRAMDIAISMEMDDSESRKLKETVFDDGKNAERTHKVFTQCFRCGKNNHNADNCYYKNSKCHKCHENGHLSKMCHVNKSRQNVNKPRSHQSTESTGGTPGNKKGHKMKKKSPKVNFVDSDMDSSGVQDTEQQYSWPLFSINSGGHKEINIDLLIDNKQQKMELDTGASVSLMSEKEYKQKYDGKLNKSSTVLRTYTGQLLPVVGEKSVTVQYEDQHLSLPLLVVKADGPALLGRNWLSQLKLNWQSIKYTIHDNLEKEIFQKYKVFNEELGTVKGVTATLRLKDNCTPKFFKPRPVPFALKDKIGEELERLEKAGILRKVESSDWGTPIVPVLKPDGSVRICGDYKVTINPYLDVPEYPLPTSEEFAKLNGGEQFSKLDLTSAYQQVLLDEESRNLVTINTHQGLYQYTRLPFGVAAAPAIFQRTMDQVLQGIEGVGCILDDILITGKSDVEHRHNLHTTLQRLENFGIRLRKDKCFFLRDEVEYFAFKVNKEGIHPSPRKVEAILKLADPQNKRELQSWLGIVNYYRKFIPNMATVLEPLTHLLANDVEWQWSPTCANACETIKKLLVSSEVMVHYDPKKPLTLAVDASSYGLGAVISHTIESNDKPIAYVSRTLTSAERNYSQIEKEALAIIFGIQRFHQYLYGRRFTLLTDHKPLTTILGPKKGIPVLAASRLQRWAIQLSAYQFDIKFRSTDKNGNADVLSCFPMKEEESGVDDNYVFYEEAQLVNKMQVNSLPVTATRIAAAIKGDTTLARVMEFTRSGWPNVEMGDELKPYHRIRDELTMEEGCLLRGVRVIIPNQYQSEILDELHSNHPGMVRMKSLARLHAWWPNMDVDIERKVSGCEACQKVLPNAPKSPANPWRWPSAPWNRIHIDFAGPFMSEMFMVVVDAHSKWLDVIRMSSTTTASTINALRFLFASYGLPKELVSDNGPQFTAAEFATFLKENGVRHILSAPYHPSSNGEAERAVRTFKQAMKSLVQSDSSLNQKLASFLLSYRTTPHSLTKTPPSELFLGRKLRTRLDIMRPDLSGKIQQKTTPTESKTRLFEIGDIVITRDYRGNPQKPSYIKGIVIRKLGPMTYTIQVDNLIWKRHVDQIRTCDPACNFEPREQAVPDTHNSLDSLPGILPNPTIGTQRIPSADCPIRIQTSEVATTTPETDQTDPSTNVTHEHRNPRRDIIKPSRLIENC from the coding sequence ATGAATTCTCAGAATTGGGACGAGTATATCGAACGTTTAGAACATTATTTTGTGGCTAACACTGTGGATGATGATGCTATAAAGCGTTCCATATTACTGACTGTTTGTGGCAGTAAGACATACGGACTTATTCGGAATGTAGTGAGTCCTGAAAAACCCAGTGATAAAACGTACGATGAACTGAAAACGGCTATTGGCACACACCTTAAACCCAAACCGTTGGTCATAGCGGAAAGGTTCAAATTCCACCAACGTAAACAGAGGGAAGGAGAAACGGTGAGTCAATTCTTAGCTGAACTTCGTAAATTAAGCGAACATTGTAATTTTGAAGGCTTTCTTAACGATGCAATACGTGATAGATTCGTGTGTGGATTATCCTCCACTGCAACACAGCGTAAACTACTCTCAGAATCTGATCTCACATTGAAAAGAGCCATGGACATTGCAATTAGTATGGAGATGGATGACAGCGAATCTCGTAAACTTAAGGAAACAGTGTTTGATGATGGTAAGAATGCGGAAAGGACACACAAAGTATTTACACAATGCTTTCGTTGTGGTAAGAACAATCACAATGCAGACAATTGTTACTACAAAAACAGCAAATGTCACAAATGTCACGAAAACGGACATCTGAGTAAAATGTGTCATGTCAACAAATCGCGACAGAATGTAAACAAACCGCGATCacatcaaagtactgaaagtactggtGGTACTCCAGGAAACAAAAAGGGacataaaatgaagaaaaaaagtcCGAAGGTCAACTTTGTGGATTCTGACATGGATTCTTCTGGTGTCCAGGATACTGAACAACAGTACTCATGGCCTCTATTCTCAATCAATTCTGGTGGTCATAAAgaaataaacattgatttgtTAATTGACAACAAACAACAGAAAATGGAATTAGATACTGGCGCTTCAGTTTCGTTGATGTCGGAAAAGGAGTACAAACAGAAGTATGATGGAAAACTTAACAAGTCATCAACAGTATTAAGAACATACACCGGTCAGCTTTTACCAGTTGTCGGAGAAAAAtctgttactgtacagtatgaAGACCAACATCTATCGCTACCATTACTTGTTGTCAAAGCTGATGGACCAGCATTGCTGGGTAGGAACTGGTTAAGTCAATTAAAACTTAATTGGCAGTCCATCAAGTACACCATCCATGATAACTTGGAGAAGGAAATCTTCCAGAAATACAAGGTTTTCAATGAAGAGCTTGGTACTGTGAAAGGTGTAACTGCGACACTTCGATTGAAAGATAACTGTACACCAAAGTTTTTCAAACCAAGGCCCGTGCCTTTTGCTCTAAAGGACAAGATTGGTGAAGAGCTTGAACGCTTGGAAAAGGCCGGTATTCTCAGAAAAGTGGAGAGTTCTGATTGGGGCACTCCTATTGTACCAGTGTTGAAGCCTGATGGATCTGTGAGGATATGTGGGGACTATAAAGTCACTATCAATCCCTACTTGGATGTTCCAGAATATCCTTTACCCACAAGTGAAGAGTTTGCAAAGTTGAATGGTGGTGAACAGTTCTCAAAACTTGATTTGACTAGTGCGTATCAACAAGTACTCTTAGACGAGGAGTCGCGAAACCTTGTAACCATAAACACACACCAAGGTTTGTACCAGTATACGCGTCTTCCATTTGGAGTTGCGGCTGCACCAGCTATTTTTCAACGCACAATGGATCAAGTCCTGCAAGGAATTGAAGGTGTCGGATGCATATTAGATGATATTCTAATTACGGGGAAATCTGACGTGGAACACCGTCACAATCTTCATACGACACTACAGCGACTTGAAAATTTCGGTATACGACTACGGAAAGACAAATGTTTTTTCCTTCGCGATGAAGTAGAATATTTCGCGTTCAAAGTCAACAAAGAAGGTATCCACCCTTCACCGAGAAAAGTGGAAGCAATTTTGAAATTGGCTGATCCTCAGAATAAGCGTGAACTTCAATCTTGGCTCGGTATTGTGAATTATTACCGGAAATTCATTCCCAACATGGCGACTGTCCTTGAGCCTCTTACTCATCTGCTTGCCAATGATGTTGAATGGCAATGGAGCCCAACATGTGCGAATGCGTGTGAGACTATCAAGAAACTTTTGGTTTCATCTGAAGTTATGGTACATTATGACCCAAAGAAACCATTGACGTTAGCTGTCGATGCTTCATCATATGGACTTGGAGCTGTTATCTCGCACACCATTGAGTCGAACGACAAACCCATAGCGTATGTTTCGCGCACCTTGACATCTGCGGAAAGGAATTATTCGCAGATAGAAAAAGAAGCGTTAGCGATTATCTTTGGAATTCAACGGTTTCACCAGTATCTGTACGGGCGACGTTTTACCCTATTGACGGACCATAAACCGCTGACAACTATATTGGGACCAAAGAAGGGCATTCCGGTTTTGGCCGCGTCTCGATTGCAAAGATGGGCGATACAGTTATCCGCGTACCAGTTCGACATAAAGTTTCGTTCAACGGATAAAAACGGAAATGCTGATGTGTTATCATGTTTTCCTATGAAAGAGGAGGAAAGTGGAGTTGACGACAACTATGTGTTCTATGAGGAAGCTCAGTTAGTGAACAAAATGCAAGTTAACAGCTTACCTGTTACTGCTACGCGTATCGCTGCGGCAATAAAAGGAGATACAACTTTGGCACGCGTAATGGAATTTACCCGAAGTGGATGGCCAAATGTGGAAATGGGAGATGAACTTAAACCATATCACAGAATTCGTGATGAACTGACCATGGAGGAAGGATGCTTACTCAGAGGAGTACGAGTAATCATTCCGAACCAATATCAAAGTGAAATATTAGATGAACTGCATAGCAACCATCCAGGAATGGTTAGAATGAAATCCCTGGCTCGGTTACATGCATGGTGGCCAAACATGGATGTGGATATTGAACGGAAAGTGTCGGGCTGTGAGGCATGTCAGAAAGTACTACCAAATGCACCGAAATCTCCTGCAAACCCTTGGAGATGGCCGTCAGCACCATGGAACCGTATTCATATCGATTTTGCTGGACCATTCATGAGTGAAATGTTCATGGTAGTGGTCGATGCACATTCAAAGTGGTTAGATGTGATACGCATGTCTTCCACGACCACAGCCAGTACTATCAACGCGTTGAGGTTTCTATTCGCGTCGTATGGTTTACCCAAAGAACTAGTTTCAGATAATGGACCGCAATTTACTGCAGCAGAGTTTGCCACATTCTTGAAAGAAAATGGAGTACGTCATATACTTTCTGCACCTTATCACCCCAGCTCAAACGGCGAGGCAGAGAGAGCTGTACGTACATTCAAGCAAGCTATGAAATCTCTGGTTCAGTCAGATAGTAGTCTGAACCAGAAACTTGCTTCGTTTTTGTTGTCGTACCGTACAACACCACATAGTCTCACTAAGACTCCACCCAGTGAACTATTCTTGGGAAGGAAGTTGAGGACCAGGTTGGATATTATGCGTCCGGATCTTTCTGGGAAAATTCAACAAAAGACTACACCAACAGAGTCAAAAACACGATTGTTCGAAATTGGTGACATTGTCATTACTCGCGACTACCGTGGAAACCCACAGAAACCTTCATATATCAAAGGTATTGTTATCCGCAAGCTAGGACCAATGACATATACCATTCAGGTGGACAACCTTATATGGAAAAGACATGTGGATCAAATACGTACATGTGATCCAGCTTGTAACTTTGAACCAAGAGAGCAAGCAGTTCCAGACACTCACAATTCTCTGGACAGTCTTCCAGGTATCTTACCTAATCCAACCATTGGTACTCAGAGGATTCCTTCAGCAGATTGTCCAATTAGGATTCAAACCAGTGAAGTAGCTACTACTACACCAGAGACTGATCAGACTGATCCATCGACCAATGTGACACATGAACATCGCAATCCGCGTCGTGATATAATCAAACCATCGCGTCTGATTGAAAACTGTTAA